In one Eschrichtius robustus isolate mEscRob2 chromosome 15, mEscRob2.pri, whole genome shotgun sequence genomic region, the following are encoded:
- the PFN4 gene encoding profilin-4: MSHLQNLLLDTLLGTKHVDSAALIKLQEQSLCVASPGFSVMPSDVQTLVNGFAKNPLKTRREGLYFKEKDYKCVRADDYSLYAKSENTGVVVVKTHLYLLVATYTEGMYPSVCVEATEKLGEYLRRKGN, encoded by the exons ATGAGCCATTTGCAGAACTTACTGTTAGATACACTCCTGGGAACAAAGCATGTGGACAGTGCAGCCCTCATCAAACTCCAGGAGCAGAGCCTATGTGTAGCATCACCTGGATTTAGT GTAATGCCCAGTGATGTCCAAACACTTGTGAATGGATTTGCCAAGAACCCTTTGAAAACCAGAAGAGAAGGATTGTATTTCAAGGAGAAGGACTACAAATGTGTCCGGGCAGATGACTATTCTCTTTATGCTAAGAGT gAAAACACTGGTGTGGTTGTTGTGAAGACCCATCTGTATCTTCTGGTGGCAACTTACACTGAGGGCATGTATCCTAGTGTCTGTGTGGAAGCCACAGAGAAATTGG gAGAATAtctaagaagaaaaggaaattaa